One window of Pectobacterium carotovorum genomic DNA carries:
- a CDS encoding 23S rRNA (adenine(2030)-N(6))-methyltransferase RlmJ, whose amino-acid sequence MLSYRHSFHAGNHADVLKHTVQSLIITALKEKEKPFLYLDTHAGAGRYQLSGEHAERTGEYLDGIAKIWQRDDIPAELDPYMQAVHTYNHNGRLRYYPGSPLIARQLLREQDKLHLTELHPSDFPLLRNEFQKDSRTKVLRDDGYQQLKSQLPPLSRRGFVLIDPPYELKTDYQAVVKGIQEGHKRFGTGVFALWYPVVLRQHIKRMLKELEATGIRNILQIELAVLPDSDRYGMTASGMIVINPPWKLASQMKSVLPWLHGVLVPEGTGHTLVEQIVPE is encoded by the coding sequence ATGCTAAGTTACCGCCACAGTTTCCATGCCGGCAATCACGCCGACGTGCTGAAACACACCGTTCAGAGCCTGATCATCACTGCCCTGAAAGAGAAAGAAAAACCTTTCCTGTATCTGGATACCCATGCGGGTGCTGGCCGCTATCAGCTCAGCGGCGAACACGCCGAGCGCACGGGGGAGTATCTGGATGGCATCGCGAAAATCTGGCAGCGTGACGACATTCCGGCTGAACTCGACCCTTACATGCAGGCCGTGCACACCTATAACCACAATGGGCGGCTGCGCTATTATCCTGGCTCCCCGCTGATTGCCCGCCAGCTGCTGCGTGAACAGGACAAGCTCCACTTGACCGAACTTCACCCCAGCGATTTCCCGCTGCTGCGCAATGAATTCCAGAAAGATTCGCGCACCAAAGTGCTGCGTGACGATGGCTATCAGCAGTTGAAATCACAGCTGCCGCCGCTTTCCCGTCGGGGATTTGTGCTGATCGATCCACCGTATGAGCTGAAAACGGACTACCAAGCCGTGGTGAAAGGCATTCAGGAAGGGCATAAACGCTTTGGTACAGGCGTATTTGCGCTGTGGTATCCGGTGGTGCTGCGTCAGCACATCAAACGCATGCTGAAAGAGCTGGAAGCCACGGGCATTCGCAACATTCTGCAAATTGAACTGGCGGTGCTGCCGGACAGCGATCGCTACGGCATGACGGCGTCTGGCATGATTGTGATTAACCCGCCATGGAAGCTGGCATCTCAGATGAAGAGTGTGCTGCCGTGGTTGCATGGCGTGCTGGTACCGGAAGGTACTGGACATACACTGGTGGAGCAAATCGTACCGGAGTAA
- the gorA gene encoding glutathione-disulfide reductase, translating into MTKHYDYLAIGGGSGGIASINRAAMYGQKCALIEAKYLGGTCVNVGCVPKKVMWHAAQIAEAIHQYGPDYGFDTTVNQFNWGTLVKNRSAYIDRIHQSYDNVLGKNKVDVIHGFARFVDAHTVEVNGEKITADHILIATGGRPVHPDIPGAEYGIDSDGFFELDALPKRTAIVGAGYIAVEIAGVLNGLGSETHLFVRKHAPLRSFDPLIVDTLVEVMNTEGPTLHTESIPKAIVKNADGSLTLELENGQSQTVDCLIWAIGREPATDNLNLSVTGVELNDKGYINVDKFQNTNVPGIYAVGDNTGAVELTPVAVAAGRRLSERLFNNKPDEHLDYSNIPTVVFSHPPIGTVGLTEPQAREQYGDDQVKVYKSAFTAMYTAVTQHRQPCRMKLVCVGKEEKIVGIHGIGFGMDEMLQGFAVAVKMGATKKDFDNTVAIHPTASEEFVTMR; encoded by the coding sequence ATGACCAAACACTATGACTACCTTGCTATTGGCGGCGGCAGCGGCGGTATCGCGTCTATCAACCGCGCGGCGATGTATGGACAAAAATGTGCGTTGATCGAAGCAAAATATCTGGGCGGCACCTGCGTCAACGTCGGCTGTGTGCCGAAGAAAGTGATGTGGCATGCGGCGCAGATTGCCGAAGCGATCCATCAGTACGGGCCGGATTACGGGTTCGATACCACGGTGAACCAGTTTAACTGGGGCACGCTGGTTAAGAACCGTAGCGCCTACATCGATCGCATTCACCAGTCGTACGACAACGTGCTGGGTAAGAATAAGGTCGATGTTATCCACGGTTTTGCCCGCTTTGTCGATGCGCACACGGTGGAAGTGAACGGCGAGAAAATCACGGCTGATCATATCCTGATTGCGACGGGCGGTCGTCCGGTTCACCCTGACATTCCCGGTGCGGAATACGGCATTGATTCCGACGGTTTCTTTGAGCTGGATGCGCTGCCGAAGCGCACCGCGATTGTCGGTGCTGGTTATATCGCGGTGGAGATTGCTGGGGTGCTGAATGGGTTGGGCTCTGAAACCCACCTGTTTGTGCGTAAACACGCACCGCTGCGCAGCTTTGATCCGCTGATTGTCGATACGCTGGTGGAAGTGATGAACACCGAAGGGCCGACGCTGCATACCGAATCGATCCCGAAAGCGATTGTGAAGAATGCCGATGGCAGTCTGACGCTGGAGCTGGAAAACGGTCAATCACAAACCGTCGACTGCCTGATTTGGGCGATTGGCCGTGAACCCGCGACGGATAACCTGAACCTGAGCGTCACCGGTGTGGAACTGAACGACAAAGGCTATATCAACGTCGATAAATTCCAGAACACCAACGTTCCTGGCATTTATGCCGTAGGTGATAACACCGGTGCCGTCGAGCTAACGCCAGTTGCTGTCGCAGCGGGGCGTCGTTTGTCCGAGCGTTTGTTTAATAACAAGCCGGACGAGCATCTGGATTACAGCAACATCCCGACCGTCGTCTTCAGCCACCCGCCGATTGGCACGGTCGGGCTGACCGAGCCGCAGGCGCGTGAGCAGTACGGTGACGATCAGGTGAAAGTGTACAAATCTGCCTTCACCGCGATGTACACTGCCGTTACGCAGCACCGACAGCCGTGCCGCATGAAGCTGGTCTGCGTGGGCAAAGAAGAAAAAATCGTCGGCATCCACGGCATCGGTTTTGGTATGGACGAAATGCTGCAAGGCTTCGCGGTCGCTGTCAAAATGGGCGCAACCAAGAAAGATTTCGACAACACCGTCGCTATCCACCCGACTGCGTCGGAAGAGTTTGTGACGATGCGGTGA
- a CDS encoding RhiA gives MSNQYSVEFINKSSNSGNVAIFQKAPDQKARNIFSLAWFSKFVNPNVHETFRWSIDYSFVWSDTGEVKPGVIFEGGEEISADLQSANTILLDYNGGYLFGPTSFTGQAGSLYIDESGSVPLKQAAVGIGMSNAGTFVQAAQPNFHLEFIPHPSYWIVFGNYEEGEILDVEQISDAVELVFEPNIYNVVATLQQNNTWVVS, from the coding sequence ATGTCTAATCAATACAGCGTTGAATTTATCAACAAATCAAGTAATTCAGGCAATGTGGCAATCTTCCAAAAAGCGCCTGACCAGAAGGCACGGAATATTTTCTCACTGGCATGGTTCAGCAAATTCGTGAATCCAAATGTGCATGAAACATTTCGCTGGAGTATCGATTACTCTTTCGTCTGGTCAGATACTGGGGAAGTCAAACCTGGCGTTATTTTTGAAGGGGGTGAAGAAATTTCTGCCGACCTTCAATCAGCCAATACCATTCTATTGGATTACAACGGGGGATATCTCTTTGGCCCGACATCATTCACTGGCCAAGCAGGTTCACTCTATATTGATGAAAGTGGTAGTGTCCCACTCAAGCAGGCCGCTGTTGGCATCGGGATGAGCAACGCAGGGACGTTCGTGCAAGCAGCACAGCCAAATTTTCATCTTGAGTTTATTCCACATCCTTCCTACTGGATTGTATTTGGTAACTATGAAGAAGGTGAAATTCTGGATGTCGAGCAAATCAGCGATGCCGTTGAATTAGTGTTCGAACCCAATATTTACAACGTTGTCGCTACACTGCAACAAAACAATACCTGGGTTGTTTCCTGA
- a CDS encoding siderophore-interacting protein — MSLATRTTPSAYRLFNLRLESKTLLSPSLARCVFTGSEVRQMKLDAPDQRIKLLFASESGELTPMSVSDTWYQDYLALPRERRPILRTYTLRSVSHESQQATVDFVLHGDTGPASSWANHAKPGDALQIVAPNAEADGDSGGYEWAPHEGVEQVLLIADETALPAAMGILEQLATQPSPPSVQAFFEVPKATDCVTPSDFPFAQIHWLPREETGSTVWGERLLAAVQQDVKIPASACTNRDEIAQETPEDELLWERATAHRPFYAWAAGESSAIKRLRRYLLDERHLDKETINFMAYWSHR, encoded by the coding sequence ATGTCTTTAGCTACCCGTACAACGCCTTCAGCCTATCGGCTGTTCAATTTACGTTTAGAGAGCAAGACGCTGCTCTCGCCTTCATTGGCTCGCTGTGTGTTCACTGGCTCGGAAGTGCGCCAGATGAAACTGGACGCGCCGGATCAGCGCATCAAACTGTTGTTCGCCAGCGAAAGCGGGGAGCTGACGCCAATGTCCGTGAGCGACACCTGGTATCAGGATTATCTGGCGCTGCCGCGTGAGCGCCGTCCGATTTTGCGCACCTATACGCTGCGTTCTGTCTCACACGAGTCACAGCAGGCAACGGTCGATTTTGTGCTGCACGGTGACACCGGGCCTGCTTCAAGCTGGGCAAATCACGCTAAGCCGGGCGATGCGCTACAGATCGTTGCCCCCAACGCAGAGGCCGATGGCGACAGCGGCGGCTATGAGTGGGCACCGCACGAGGGCGTTGAGCAAGTGCTGTTGATTGCGGATGAAACGGCGCTGCCTGCGGCAATGGGGATTCTTGAACAGCTGGCTACTCAGCCTTCTCCACCGTCGGTACAGGCTTTTTTTGAAGTACCAAAAGCGACTGACTGCGTGACACCGAGCGATTTCCCTTTTGCCCAGATTCACTGGCTGCCTCGTGAGGAAACGGGCAGCACAGTATGGGGCGAACGCCTGCTGGCTGCGGTGCAACAGGATGTGAAGATTCCCGCCAGCGCTTGTACAAATCGTGATGAAATCGCACAGGAAACGCCGGAAGATGAGCTACTGTGGGAACGGGCAACGGCGCATCGTCCGTTTTACGCCTGGGCGGCGGGAGAGTCTTCCGCAATCAAACGACTGCGCCGCTATCTGCTCGACGAGCGGCATCTCGATAAAGAGACGATCAACTTTATGGCGTATTGGTCGCATCGCTAA
- the dsbG gene encoding thiol:disulfide interchange protein DsbG: protein MIKRGFLILTLLTLSASSLAQDTLPDAVKSIEKQGITIIKPFTAPGGVQGWLGSYQGVGVTIYLTPDGKHAISGYMYDEHGNNLSETLIQQEVYVPAGREMWQKLQQAPFITEGVKDAPRKIIVFADPFCPYCKQFWQQAQPWVKAGKVQLQTLLVGVIKPESGRYAAAILAASDPAKAWHEYELSNGKTVPPFPEASSRDIWNNIQHNQRLMDELGANVTPAIYYLNDKNELQQVVGLPDEQQLAEMMGK, encoded by the coding sequence ATGATAAAACGCGGCTTCCTTATACTCACCTTATTAACGCTTTCCGCATCGTCACTGGCGCAAGATACTCTTCCAGACGCGGTGAAGAGTATCGAAAAACAGGGCATTACGATCATCAAACCCTTCACTGCACCCGGCGGCGTGCAAGGCTGGTTGGGCAGCTATCAGGGCGTAGGGGTGACCATCTACTTAACGCCGGATGGTAAGCATGCTATTTCGGGCTATATGTATGATGAACACGGCAACAACCTGAGTGAAACGCTGATTCAGCAGGAAGTGTATGTGCCTGCTGGTCGGGAGATGTGGCAGAAATTGCAGCAGGCGCCGTTTATCACCGAAGGGGTGAAGGACGCGCCGCGTAAAATCATCGTCTTCGCCGACCCATTCTGCCCGTACTGCAAACAGTTCTGGCAGCAGGCACAGCCGTGGGTGAAAGCAGGAAAAGTCCAACTGCAAACGCTGCTGGTCGGCGTCATTAAACCAGAAAGCGGGCGTTATGCCGCCGCGATTCTCGCCGCCAGCGATCCGGCCAAAGCCTGGCATGAGTATGAGCTATCGAACGGCAAAACGGTGCCTCCGTTCCCCGAAGCATCATCCCGTGATATCTGGAATAACATTCAGCATAATCAGCGGCTAATGGATGAATTAGGCGCAAACGTCACGCCTGCCATCTATTACCTGAATGATAAGAATGAACTACAGCAAGTGGTCGGGCTGCCGGATGAACAGCAGTTGGCGGAGATGATGGGGAAATAA
- a CDS encoding LysE family transporter encodes MTLTESLIAFTFAATLLTLTPGLDTALILRTATVEGSKKAFHAAFGINVGCLIWGAMVAFGLGTLIAATRPLSRFLRRGSVVKWMDRTTGVIFLAFAARLVLSRR; translated from the coding sequence GTGACCTTGACCGAATCGCTGATTGCTTTTACGTTTGCCGCGACGCTGCTGACCCTGACGCCGGGTCTGGATACCGCGCTGATTCTACGCACCGCTACTGTTGAAGGCAGTAAAAAGGCCTTCCATGCCGCGTTTGGTATTAACGTTGGTTGCCTGATTTGGGGCGCGATGGTGGCGTTTGGTCTGGGAACGCTGATTGCTGCCACGCGTCCGCTGTCGCGTTTTTTGCGTCGCGGTTCTGTAGTGAAGTGGATGGACCGAACGACAGGCGTTATTTTTCTGGCATTTGCCGCGCGTCTGGTTTTGTCTCGGCGGTAA
- a CDS encoding HipA domain-containing protein yields MTTCRILLTPLTHEEEMATGYSRKGLKHLAGSMHTSPDLRFTRQQFMHDLPQTQKGMSISGYQPKIQMVLQDRAFIVVDHQGLYILKPSPIEFPHLAENEHATMTLMARLGFAVPPHGLLRFKPEQADDEPEFAFVIKRFDRDEKTGHPIHQEQLDGAMGIGEKFGKIRADGRQYVSYERLALFLSEHVNDNIVFKIDLFRRIAYAYMLGNNDMHLRNFGLIHSRSGQLMLSPIYDFVSVAPYPTYFSSCFMALPLLIQEEGDEALAPGFETADGEYLGMDFILFGQRIGLSEKLTKKLLADFIKEAECVESTYRDSFMPAEAIDTTLRCYRHRLNLMSILDAERI; encoded by the coding sequence ATGACAACATGTCGAATTTTGCTGACACCGCTGACGCATGAAGAAGAGATGGCCACAGGTTATAGCCGTAAAGGTTTGAAGCATCTGGCCGGGTCAATGCATACCTCTCCAGACTTACGTTTCACCCGCCAGCAATTCATGCACGACCTGCCACAAACACAGAAAGGCATGAGTATTTCTGGCTATCAGCCCAAGATTCAGATGGTGTTACAAGATCGGGCATTTATCGTCGTTGATCATCAAGGGCTGTACATTCTCAAACCCTCTCCGATTGAATTTCCCCATTTGGCAGAAAACGAACATGCCACGATGACGCTAATGGCACGCCTGGGATTTGCCGTCCCACCACACGGGTTGCTTCGTTTTAAACCGGAGCAGGCTGATGACGAACCTGAGTTTGCTTTCGTTATTAAGCGCTTCGACCGCGACGAAAAAACGGGCCACCCTATCCATCAGGAACAGTTGGACGGTGCGATGGGGATCGGGGAAAAATTCGGTAAAATACGAGCAGATGGCAGACAATACGTCAGTTATGAGCGGTTGGCTTTATTCCTTAGCGAGCACGTAAATGACAATATCGTCTTCAAAATAGATCTGTTCCGCCGCATCGCTTACGCCTACATGCTGGGTAACAACGACATGCACCTGCGTAATTTTGGGCTGATACATTCGCGCTCAGGCCAATTAATGCTGTCCCCTATTTATGACTTTGTTTCCGTCGCCCCCTATCCCACCTATTTTTCTTCCTGCTTCATGGCACTACCGCTGCTGATTCAAGAAGAGGGGGATGAAGCGCTCGCACCCGGCTTTGAAACCGCGGACGGAGAGTATCTGGGTATGGATTTCATTCTGTTCGGACAGCGTATCGGGCTGAGTGAAAAGCTTACCAAAAAGCTACTGGCAGACTTCATCAAAGAAGCTGAATGCGTTGAATCAACCTATCGGGATTCCTTTATGCCTGCGGAGGCGATTGATACGACGCTGCGGTGCTATCGACACCGCCTGAATCTTATGAGCATTCTCGATGCAGAACGGATTTAG
- a CDS encoding HipA N-terminal domain-containing protein, which yields MRRQVKVYLYGVHIGQLSQDDKGYLFEYKKSYIGPPLSLSLPIQTGIFRSKTLPPYFASLAPEGWLRRQYSQLQHLDEKDLFGILIQNGKNLIGAVQLIAEDKA from the coding sequence GTGCGCCGTCAAGTAAAGGTCTACCTTTACGGTGTCCACATCGGCCAGTTAAGTCAGGACGATAAAGGCTATTTGTTTGAATATAAAAAGTCCTACATCGGCCCGCCATTATCCTTGAGCCTACCGATACAGACCGGAATATTTCGCAGCAAAACATTGCCGCCCTATTTCGCCTCGTTAGCCCCCGAAGGCTGGCTCCGGCGCCAGTACAGCCAGCTACAACATCTGGATGAGAAAGACCTATTTGGTATCCTCATTCAAAACGGTAAGAATCTGATCGGCGCCGTACAACTGATTGCAGAGGATAAAGCATGA
- a CDS encoding helix-turn-helix domain-containing protein, with protein sequence MNTPTTAPTLLKLDAISEAIDELRHELARSDASSKEVMLEDHIHSLDVFGVQLNTRRKALGIELATLELQTGVSLSTLKRLFKDPAQVKFATVYSVCSALGIKLCAVK encoded by the coding sequence ATGAACACACCCACTACTGCACCAACATTACTCAAGCTCGACGCCATTAGCGAAGCTATCGACGAACTCCGGCATGAACTCGCGCGTAGCGATGCCTCCAGCAAAGAGGTTATGCTGGAAGACCACATTCATTCTCTGGATGTATTTGGCGTTCAGCTAAATACGCGACGTAAAGCGTTGGGCATCGAACTCGCTACGCTGGAGCTACAGACTGGCGTATCCCTATCCACGTTAAAACGTTTATTCAAAGATCCCGCTCAGGTGAAATTTGCCACGGTTTATAGCGTCTGCTCTGCGTTAGGGATAAAACTGTGCGCCGTCAAGTAA
- a CDS encoding alkylhydroperoxidase domain protein, translated as MTHANTLHTHDVLDALAEISSDSALAAARKTRDAATRHTQGSYDALFNADAADNATLPLSLRFWFATKISGWQQDEQLQHFYAERLADFPDPSLTPALQLALDHAERLTKTPVQASASHVNALEQAGWSVDDIVTLSQLIAFVNFQSRLLRGYRLIAGHRISQPHSQAAVAGQWHTQAQTHSGKSAPQAFTQAELDWEPWIAPKPLAAFNADEQAILARFGHTNSDYFRLLGRNLPVLEQRTLTDKGIFYTAGGLPRKERELIAAVTSKVNGCIYCASVHARKASQLSKQDSDVQRLLDVVPGGDLSIGQSPRWQAIIDFSARLSATPAQVNANDLKQLQEQGLDALEIADVVQSAAFFSWANRLMLTLGEPFWPEH; from the coding sequence ATGACGCACGCTAACACGTTACACACCCATGACGTACTGGATGCGCTGGCTGAAATCAGCTCGGATTCGGCCCTCGCCGCCGCCAGAAAAACCCGCGATGCGGCAACTCGCCACACCCAAGGCAGCTACGACGCGCTGTTTAACGCCGACGCCGCAGACAATGCGACATTACCGCTATCGCTACGCTTCTGGTTTGCGACAAAAATCAGCGGCTGGCAGCAGGATGAGCAGCTACAGCATTTTTATGCCGAGCGGCTAGCGGACTTCCCTGACCCCTCGCTGACACCCGCGCTACAGCTGGCGCTGGATCATGCTGAACGCCTGACAAAAACGCCCGTGCAAGCCTCGGCGTCCCACGTCAATGCGCTGGAGCAGGCAGGCTGGTCGGTAGATGACATCGTGACGCTGTCGCAGCTCATTGCGTTTGTAAATTTTCAAAGCCGGCTGCTGCGCGGCTATCGCCTGATTGCCGGTCATCGCATTAGCCAGCCGCATTCGCAGGCCGCCGTTGCAGGCCAGTGGCATACCCAAGCACAGACGCACAGCGGTAAGTCTGCACCGCAGGCATTCACTCAGGCGGAACTGGATTGGGAACCGTGGATCGCGCCCAAACCGCTGGCAGCATTTAATGCGGATGAGCAGGCGATTCTGGCGCGCTTCGGCCACACCAATTCCGACTATTTCCGTTTGCTAGGCCGCAACCTTCCGGTGCTGGAACAGCGCACGCTGACGGATAAAGGGATTTTCTATACCGCTGGCGGCCTGCCGCGTAAAGAGCGCGAACTGATCGCCGCCGTCACCAGCAAGGTCAACGGTTGCATCTACTGCGCCTCAGTACATGCACGTAAAGCCAGCCAGCTCTCCAAGCAGGACAGTGACGTGCAGCGACTGCTGGACGTCGTCCCCGGCGGCGATTTGAGCATCGGCCAAAGTCCACGCTGGCAGGCGATTATCGATTTCTCGGCACGTCTTTCCGCCACGCCCGCACAGGTCAACGCCAACGACCTGAAGCAGTTGCAAGAACAGGGGTTAGATGCACTGGAGATTGCCGATGTGGTGCAGTCAGCCGCCTTCTTCTCATGGGCCAACCGACTGATGCTCACGCTAGGTGAACCGTTCTGGCCGGAGCATTAA
- a CDS encoding putative FMN-dependent luciferase-like monooxygenase, with amino-acid sequence MATKRLGFFTRLLDDVSAQQRYRLATEQIVKAEQLGFDSAWVAQHHFHADEGGLPSPLVFLALVAARTQRILLGTGVITLPMEEPLRVAEDTAVLDLLSNGRLEVGVGSGGTPSSFAAFGHDSAQRGQILGRYLEKLRAAWRGEALSEDGNQLYPAAPHLDKRVWQATFSIEGAERAGKAGDGLMLSRTQPRPEHFPDATLADLQNTMIDAYLAALPTGVAPRILSSRSVFVADDRQLALSLAEKGLNRSAARSGTFRPIPHDSVEALIASFDSHVGTAQDVIASLRADSSLERATDVTFQVHSIDPPHALILRSLELIATQVAPALGWKPAVKQKSPIGQEIA; translated from the coding sequence ATGGCAACGAAACGTCTGGGATTTTTCACGCGATTACTGGATGACGTCTCCGCCCAGCAGCGCTATCGGCTGGCGACGGAACAGATCGTCAAAGCCGAACAATTAGGCTTCGACAGCGCCTGGGTCGCACAGCACCACTTTCACGCGGATGAAGGCGGGTTGCCTTCACCGCTGGTGTTTCTGGCGCTGGTCGCAGCACGCACCCAACGCATCCTGCTCGGCACTGGCGTGATTACGCTGCCGATGGAAGAGCCGCTGCGCGTAGCGGAAGACACCGCCGTGCTCGATTTACTCAGCAACGGCAGGCTGGAAGTCGGCGTGGGTTCTGGCGGTACACCGTCCTCATTCGCCGCATTTGGTCACGACAGCGCACAGCGCGGACAGATCCTCGGGCGCTATCTGGAAAAACTGCGCGCCGCGTGGCGAGGGGAAGCCTTGAGCGAAGACGGTAATCAGCTCTACCCTGCCGCGCCGCATTTGGATAAGCGCGTCTGGCAGGCCACGTTTTCCATCGAAGGTGCCGAGCGTGCCGGTAAAGCAGGCGATGGCCTGATGCTTTCCCGTACCCAGCCGCGCCCGGAGCATTTCCCAGACGCCACGCTCGCCGATCTACAAAACACAATGATCGACGCCTATTTGGCCGCGCTGCCCACTGGTGTCGCACCGCGCATCCTCAGCTCGCGCAGCGTTTTCGTGGCTGACGATCGTCAATTAGCACTAAGTCTGGCAGAGAAAGGACTTAATCGTTCCGCCGCCCGTTCCGGCACGTTCCGCCCGATCCCTCACGACTCGGTGGAGGCGCTGATCGCCTCCTTCGATAGCCATGTTGGCACTGCGCAAGATGTGATTGCGTCACTGCGGGCAGACAGCTCGCTGGAGCGCGCGACCGATGTGACATTCCAGGTGCATTCCATCGATCCGCCGCACGCACTGATTCTGCGTTCACTTGAACTGATAGCGACTCAGGTCGCCCCCGCTTTGGGCTGGAAGCCCGCCGTCAAACAGAAAAGCCCAATCGGGCAGGAGATTGCATGA
- a CDS encoding ABC transporter ATP-binding protein, whose product MSLSASLQTSAAVPVLALENVTIAYRSDDREQTVVEGVSFHIQPGEVVALVGESGSGKTTTAQAVIGLLAENGRLTRGAIRLNGVDISGWSQKRLDSVRGAQISLIPQDPTSSLNPVQTIGEQVDEILRIHQREDRQTTRQKTLALLERVGLNQPELRAKQYPHELSGGMKQRVLIAIAIALKPALIIADEPTSALDVTVQKRILDLLDELRRENGTAVLFVTHDLGVAAERADRLLVFQNGYIQEQGPTLEVLSAPSSHYARTLLANVPSLNPNPRPQRAPTSASDIIVSVENLVQTFPLSGRKGEHFRAVDDVSFSVARGTTHAIVGESGSGKTTTARSLLGFHHPSAGRILIDGTDITHLKGEALRQFRQKIQLVYQNPFGSLDPSQRLYDIVEEPLRNFNRHTAAQRERKIHEMFERVALPVALLSRKPRELSGGQRQRVAIARALVLEPQVLVLDEAVSALDVTVQAQILRLLTELQESLGLTYLFISHDLAVVRQIADTVSVLYHGKQLESGPVEQIFAQPEHRYTRELIEAIPGQQHPAFARFHPPHIHTEPTFALNQGL is encoded by the coding sequence ATGAGCCTGTCAGCCAGCTTACAAACCAGCGCAGCCGTGCCTGTGTTGGCTCTGGAGAATGTCACGATTGCCTATCGCAGTGACGATCGCGAGCAGACGGTGGTCGAAGGCGTCTCTTTCCATATTCAGCCCGGTGAAGTGGTGGCGCTGGTAGGGGAATCCGGTTCAGGGAAAACGACTACCGCTCAGGCCGTCATCGGTTTACTCGCCGAGAACGGCAGGTTAACGCGCGGCGCCATTCGGCTAAACGGCGTGGATATCAGCGGCTGGTCGCAAAAACGATTGGATAGCGTGCGCGGTGCGCAGATCAGCCTGATCCCGCAGGATCCCACCAGTTCACTGAATCCGGTGCAAACCATCGGCGAGCAGGTGGATGAGATTCTGCGGATTCACCAACGGGAAGATCGCCAGACTACCCGCCAGAAAACGCTGGCGCTGCTGGAACGCGTGGGGCTAAACCAGCCGGAACTGCGGGCGAAACAGTATCCGCACGAACTGTCCGGCGGTATGAAACAGCGCGTCCTGATCGCCATTGCGATTGCGTTGAAGCCCGCACTGATTATTGCTGACGAACCTACCAGCGCGCTGGATGTCACGGTGCAGAAACGTATTCTCGATCTGCTTGATGAACTGCGGCGCGAAAATGGCACGGCGGTGCTGTTCGTGACTCACGATCTGGGCGTCGCCGCCGAACGTGCCGATCGCCTGCTGGTTTTCCAGAACGGCTACATTCAGGAACAAGGCCCAACGCTTGAGGTACTAAGTGCGCCGTCAAGCCACTATGCCCGCACGCTGCTGGCGAATGTTCCGTCGCTAAACCCAAACCCACGTCCACAACGTGCCCCTACATCTGCATCTGACATTATTGTCTCGGTCGAAAATTTGGTGCAGACCTTTCCCCTGTCGGGCCGTAAAGGGGAACATTTTCGGGCGGTCGATGACGTCTCTTTCAGCGTGGCGCGCGGCACAACGCACGCCATTGTGGGCGAATCCGGTTCCGGTAAAACCACCACGGCGCGCAGTTTGCTCGGATTCCATCATCCCAGCGCCGGGCGCATTCTGATCGATGGCACCGACATCACTCACCTGAAAGGTGAAGCGCTGCGTCAGTTCCGGCAGAAAATTCAGCTGGTCTATCAAAACCCTTTTGGCTCACTCGATCCGTCACAACGGTTATATGACATCGTCGAGGAACCGCTGCGCAATTTTAATCGCCATACCGCCGCGCAGCGGGAGCGAAAAATTCATGAGATGTTCGAGCGCGTTGCCCTACCCGTCGCGCTGCTATCACGCAAGCCGCGTGAACTGTCCGGCGGACAGCGCCAACGTGTCGCCATCGCCCGGGCGCTGGTGCTGGAACCACAGGTACTGGTGCTGGACGAAGCGGTTTCGGCACTGGATGTCACCGTGCAGGCGCAGATTCTGCGTTTACTGACCGAGCTACAGGAATCACTGGGGCTGACGTACCTGTTCATTTCGCACGATTTGGCGGTAGTACGCCAGATCGCCGACACCGTTTCCGTGCTGTACCACGGCAAGCAGCTTGAATCCGGCCCGGTGGAACAGATCTTCGCCCAGCCCGAACATCGCTATACCCGTGAACTCATCGAGGCCATCCCCGGACAGCAACACCCGGCTTTTGCCCGTTTTCACCCTCCCCATATTCACACTGAACCCACATTCGCACTAAACCAAGGACTGTAG